A region of Triplophysa dalaica isolate WHDGS20190420 chromosome 18, ASM1584641v1, whole genome shotgun sequence DNA encodes the following proteins:
- the seta gene encoding SET nuclear proto-oncogene a, producing the protein MSASAAKVSKKELNSNHDGADETSEKEQQEAIEHIDEVQNEIDRLNEQASEEILKVEQKYNKLRQPFFQKRSELIAKIPNFWVTTFVNHPQVSALLGEEDEEALHYLTRVEVTEFEDIKSGYRIDFYFDENMYFENKVLSKEIHLNESGDPTSKSTEIKWKPGKDLTSRSSQTPSKAGKKRQHEEPESFFTWFTDHADSGADELGEVIKDDIWPNPLQYYLVPDMDDEEGEGEDEEEDEEGLDDIDEEGEDDGEEEDDDGEDDEGEDD; encoded by the exons ATGTCTGCCTCAGCGGCTAAAGTCAGTAAAAAGGAACTGAACTCGAACCACGACGGAGCGGACGAGACCTCGG AAAAAGAGCAACAAGAAGCCATCGAGCACATTGATGAAGTACAGAATGAAATTGACAG ATTAAATGAGCAAGCCAGTGAAGAAATTCTCAAAGTCGAACAGAAATACAACAAACTCCGCCAGCCGTTCTTCCAGAAGAGATCAGAACTCATAGCCAAAATACCAAACTTCTGGGTCACAACATTCGTCAACCATCCACAAG TCTCAGCTCTTCTCGGCGAGGAGGATGAGGAAGCACTGCATTATCTGACCAGGGTAGAGGTCACAGAGTTTGAAGACATCAAATCAGGCTACAGAATAGATTTT tattttgatgaaaacatgtattttgAGAACAAAGTCCTCTCCAAAGAAATTCACCTGAATGAAAGCGGAGACCCCACCTCTAAATCAACCGAGATCAAATGGAAGCCGGGAAAG GACCTCACAAGCCGGTCCAGTCAGACACCGAGTAAAGCTGGAAAGAAGAGACAACATGAAGAACCAGAGAGTTTCTTCACCTGGTTTACAGACCATGCAGATTCAGGGGCGGACGAATTGGGAGAAGTTATCAAAGACGACATCTGGCCGAATCCTCTACAGTACTACTTG GTCCCAGACATGGATGATGAGGAAGGTGAGGGtgaggatgaggaggaagatgaggaaGGGCTGGATGATATTGATGAAGAGGGTGAAGATGACGGAGAGGAAGAGGATGATGATGGAGAG GATGATGAAGGTGAGGATGACTAA
- the zdhhc12a gene encoding palmitoyltransferase ZDHHC12-A yields the protein MFGSGCLVRTVYVILTWLTVLVLFLHNTDLRKCQQRGDLLQPLMFSSLVLLSVLLFFTVSLMDPGFVLSDQDTKGTIVERIEELEKMIPQEQSSLKQRRCGYCFLLQPMRAKHCKMCKRCVRRFDHHCPWIDNCVGERNHKWFLLYLCVQFAALSWGLQNAWSAIDFAPTWQQWFTQNGFLLGALGLTGVFSVVALLLLCIHVYLASVNTTTFEFMSQHRISYLKHCDREDNPFDRGVICNLWDFFCICGTVAWERIYIRNTNGTV from the exons atgtttgggTCAGGCTGTTTAGTTCGAACTGTATATGTGATACTGACCTGGCTCACAGTTTTAGTCTTATTTCTTCATAACACAG ATCTTCGGAAGTGTCAACAGAGAGGAGATCTCTTACAGCCACTGATGTTCAGCTCTTTAGTTCTGCTGTCAGTGCTGCTGTTCTTCACTGTGTCTCTTATGGAtcctggttttgttttgtctgacCAAGACACAAAG GGAACCATCGTGGAAAGAATTGAAGAACTGGAAAAGATGATTCCTCAAGAGCAGAGTTCCCTCAAGCAGCGGCGATGTGGCTATTGTTTCTTACTG CAACCAATGAGGGCAAAGCACTGTAAAATGTGTAAGCGCTGTGTGAGGCGTTTCGACCATCATTGCCCCTGGATTGACAACTGTGTTGGAGAGAGAAACCACAAATGGTTCCtgctgtatttgtgtgtgcagtttGCTGCGTTATCCTGGGGACTACAGAATGCTTG GTCTGCCATCGATTTTGCCCCCACCTGGCAGCAGTGGTTCACCCAAAACGGCTTTCTGCTCGGGGCACTTGGACTGACAGGAGTGTTCTCTGTGGTCGCGTTACTTCTGCTGTGCATCCATGTGTACCTGGCGTCCGTTAACACCACCACGTTTGAGTTCATGTCACAACACCGCATCTCGTACCTCAAACACTGTGACAGGGAGGACAACCCTTTTGACAGAGGGGTGATATGCAACCTGTGGGACTTCTTTTGTATCTGTGGAACTGTGGCGTGGGAAAGAATCTACATCAGGAACACTAATGGAACTGTATGA